Proteins encoded together in one Chitinophaga sp. LS1 window:
- a CDS encoding C40 family peptidase, protein MLNTLLLSLVLACNDAPKDRGIDSTLIVAPVDTTTLTGKVLRFAKTLKGTPYKYGSANPGVGFDCSGFITYVFNHFRIDVPRSSVGFTNEGRPVALAEAQPGDLILFTGTDSTVRTVGHMGIITQVGDRIVFIHSTSGKAYGVTETPLDKYYMGRFVKIIRYI, encoded by the coding sequence ATGTTGAATACCTTATTGCTATCCCTGGTTTTAGCCTGTAATGATGCACCCAAAGATCGGGGCATTGATTCTACGCTCATCGTAGCACCTGTAGATACTACTACCCTGACTGGCAAGGTCCTCCGCTTTGCCAAAACACTGAAAGGCACCCCTTATAAATATGGTTCGGCCAATCCCGGTGTAGGTTTTGATTGCTCCGGATTTATTACGTATGTGTTTAATCATTTCAGGATCGATGTGCCCCGGAGCAGCGTGGGATTTACCAATGAAGGCAGACCTGTTGCACTGGCTGAAGCGCAACCCGGAGACCTGATCTTATTCACAGGCACTGATAGTACAGTACGTACTGTTGGGCATATGGGAATTATTACGCAGGTAGGTGACCGTATTGTGTTTATTCATTCTACGTCAGGGAAGGCGTATGGTGTAACGGAGACCCCACTTGATAAGTATTATATGGGACGGTTTGTAAAGATCATCAGGTATATATAG
- a CDS encoding AraC family transcriptional regulator: MKKLRQFDALVIEEFVKEQFHQPSHSQNYYEIVYIFTGSGRHHLNNNVVDYRANDWFLISPEDTHYLEIKRKTHFGVIKFTDSYFSERRSLMPNALLKFQPEMMMRNKAFKEMRLNMDNLSQINLLRTIKTLIDSKDSKEVLSSPFIFYQVLSLFALFQQQWGDLNTPYTWDNDKQALISFIHQHIYEPEKIQVKHLSQTFNISQNYFGKYFKNNYGISFREYIDNYRIKLIEGRVVAGLTLRQIADEFGFTDESHLSNYFKKRTTTTFRTYKKDHSS; this comes from the coding sequence ATGAAGAAACTTCGGCAGTTCGACGCTTTAGTGATTGAGGAGTTTGTCAAGGAACAATTTCACCAACCTTCTCATTCTCAGAACTATTATGAGATTGTATACATCTTCACTGGCAGTGGCAGGCACCACCTGAATAACAACGTCGTGGATTACCGGGCCAATGACTGGTTCCTCATCTCTCCTGAGGACACCCATTACCTGGAAATAAAGCGAAAAACGCATTTTGGGGTCATAAAATTCACAGATAGTTATTTTAGTGAAAGACGTTCTCTCATGCCAAATGCACTGCTAAAATTCCAGCCTGAAATGATGATGCGGAACAAGGCATTTAAGGAAATGCGTTTAAACATGGATAACCTTTCCCAAATTAATTTACTCAGAACCATCAAAACCCTCATCGACTCCAAAGACAGCAAAGAAGTCCTCTCCTCCCCTTTCATCTTCTACCAGGTCCTCTCGCTCTTCGCCCTATTCCAGCAACAATGGGGAGACCTGAATACACCCTATACCTGGGACAATGATAAGCAGGCTTTGATATCCTTCATTCACCAACACATCTATGAACCTGAAAAGATCCAGGTAAAACACCTGTCCCAAACCTTCAACATCTCTCAAAACTACTTCGGCAAATACTTTAAAAACAACTATGGCATCTCTTTCAGAGAATACATTGACAACTACCGGATAAAACTCATTGAAGGCCGCGTAGTTGCCGGGCTTACCCTCCGGCAAATAGCCGACGAATTTGGCTTTACCGACGAAAGTCACCTCTCCAATTATTTCAAGAAAAGAACTACCACCACCTTTCGCACCTATAAAAAGGACCATTCATCTTAA
- a CDS encoding S41 family peptidase: protein MPTFVAMKNVLLLLLLFQQGVSAQLIRKDSLERYNKTLNPGEMKSDLTIFLNIRKAANSGLYRYRSQKQIDSIYKWAFKEVKKPMTTLEFFHIILQLTDFEGSCHNYTEPGSALVEYLNRQKAFFPYALKYIEGKIVFNNSGEQIPVGAEILSINGVPAQQLMQSFYKYCTTDGFNITEKQSNSVDRSYGIRYLYEYGVNDSFKIAYRVPGSNQSQTITAAAITNDERNAMFPKRYSAPVDSITDWRVQPSYSFKMVSPNTGLFNFRIFNMADDDTDPRFPGYVKYLDSVFRLLAQNNVPNLIIDLRGNPGGSDPTFEQPVMYLTDSNFKENAVAYSILGDGIPYEQYFWGTSTSHKMDSVEKVEGKIFLKDYFPVLINGRNMQNPKYNPVYHPKSPGYKGKLYMLIDEGVASAGSHMASLVKAYARNVTVVGVETTGGYYYHNGHMPLVYELPNSKIRSKFSIVHVEQDAVVKPDQPEGRGIIPDYTVWPTFEGFMQNRDTQMEYVLKLINNGGI from the coding sequence ATGCCTACATTTGTAGCTATGAAAAATGTACTGTTATTGCTCCTGTTATTCCAGCAGGGGGTAAGCGCACAACTTATAAGAAAAGATAGCCTTGAGCGCTACAATAAAACCCTGAATCCCGGAGAAATGAAATCTGACCTGACCATCTTCCTTAACATCCGTAAGGCGGCTAATTCAGGCCTTTATCGCTATCGGTCACAAAAGCAGATAGACAGCATTTATAAATGGGCATTTAAGGAGGTTAAAAAGCCTATGACAACGCTGGAATTTTTCCATATTATTCTGCAACTCACAGATTTTGAAGGTAGTTGTCACAACTATACCGAACCCGGGTCAGCACTGGTGGAATATTTAAATCGCCAGAAAGCCTTTTTCCCTTACGCATTGAAATACATAGAAGGAAAAATAGTCTTCAATAACAGCGGTGAACAAATCCCTGTTGGCGCTGAAATATTGAGTATCAATGGTGTTCCGGCGCAACAACTGATGCAATCCTTTTACAAATACTGCACTACCGATGGCTTTAATATCACTGAAAAACAATCCAATAGCGTAGATAGAAGTTATGGTATCAGGTACCTCTATGAATATGGTGTAAATGATAGCTTTAAAATAGCTTACCGTGTGCCCGGTAGTAATCAGTCCCAAACTATCACTGCTGCTGCCATCACAAACGATGAACGGAATGCTATGTTTCCAAAACGCTATAGCGCCCCGGTAGATAGTATTACTGACTGGCGGGTACAGCCTTCTTATAGTTTTAAAATGGTCAGTCCGAATACGGGGCTGTTCAATTTCCGTATATTCAATATGGCGGATGATGATACGGATCCCCGTTTCCCCGGTTATGTAAAATACCTCGATAGTGTCTTCCGGTTGCTGGCGCAAAATAATGTGCCCAATCTCATCATTGATCTGCGTGGCAATCCCGGTGGTAGCGACCCGACCTTCGAACAACCGGTAATGTACCTGACGGATTCAAATTTCAAAGAGAATGCAGTAGCCTATAGCATTTTGGGAGACGGTATCCCATATGAACAATACTTCTGGGGCACTTCCACTTCGCATAAAATGGATTCGGTGGAGAAAGTAGAGGGCAAGATTTTTTTAAAGGATTATTTTCCTGTTTTAATAAATGGGCGAAATATGCAGAACCCCAAATACAACCCTGTCTATCATCCAAAAAGTCCCGGTTATAAAGGTAAATTGTATATGCTGATTGATGAAGGTGTCGCTTCTGCGGGTTCGCACATGGCATCGCTGGTGAAAGCATATGCAAGGAATGTAACAGTAGTTGGAGTAGAGACGACGGGCGGGTATTATTACCACAATGGACACATGCCGCTGGTCTATGAATTACCGAATTCAAAGATCAGGTCGAAGTTTTCAATCGTGCATGTAGAGCAGGATGCGGTGGTGAAACCTGATCAGCCGGAGGGTAGGGGTATTATTCCTGATTATACGGTATGGCCTACGTTTGAAGGCTTTATGCAGAACAGGGATACGCAGATGGAATATGTTTTAAAACTGATTAATAATGGAGGTATTTAA
- a CDS encoding cation-translocating P-type ATPase, with the protein MKYHLSDLIRIAGAALALALSLSGYLPYIIIPVAATLICGYPMFKEAFDAIRERHMTMELSMSIAVLATLLVGQYTTGLVITLFVLVAELLEHLIVDRGRDALTGLAALMPQTAKDLQPGDTVVVKPGSHIPVDGIVLKGNSFVNQAAITGESLPVEKSINSEVLAGTINQDGVLEIIATSVGKDTIFGRIIGVMESIQATQSPIEKTADKLAARLVYFALGGALITYLVTHNINATISALVVTGACGVAAGTPLAILAGIGRAAREGVVIKGGVYLEQLAQADTVILDKTGTLTLNKAVVTDVTSFNGIGRNMLLTLLSTGEQHSDHPLAAAIMDAAKKEAILPVDYDTYNYLPGKGLEFSRQNTRYLIGNAGLFTENNINLHAAEQWLDTARQNGESTVLIGNDQHILGGARIIDVVRSEACEAISDLHDHHLRTILLSGDNAASVAGIGKSLRVDEAVGNLLPTDKLGYISSLKSRGHKVIMVGDGINDAPALMEANVGIAMGTSSHVAFESADMVLTNNDLRKVATAIAIAKKCMNVIQFNFWGTIIVDAIGIVLAFLGYLSPMTAAMIHVGSELIFILNAARLFRKG; encoded by the coding sequence ATGAAATATCATTTATCCGATCTTATCCGGATAGCAGGCGCCGCCCTGGCGCTGGCACTATCCCTGTCCGGTTATTTGCCGTACATCATTATCCCTGTTGCAGCCACCCTGATTTGTGGTTATCCTATGTTTAAAGAAGCTTTTGACGCTATCAGGGAGCGTCATATGACCATGGAGCTCTCGATGTCGATAGCCGTACTGGCTACGCTGCTGGTAGGGCAGTATACAACAGGGTTGGTCATTACGCTATTTGTCCTCGTTGCCGAATTACTGGAACACCTGATTGTAGATCGTGGCCGCGATGCATTAACCGGGTTGGCTGCATTGATGCCACAAACCGCTAAGGACCTGCAACCCGGTGATACAGTTGTTGTAAAACCAGGGTCACATATCCCGGTGGATGGTATTGTGCTCAAAGGGAACAGCTTTGTAAACCAGGCCGCTATTACAGGAGAATCGTTGCCGGTAGAAAAAAGCATCAATAGCGAAGTATTGGCCGGAACCATCAATCAGGATGGCGTACTGGAGATCATTGCGACCAGTGTTGGGAAAGATACCATTTTTGGCCGGATTATAGGCGTGATGGAATCAATCCAGGCCACTCAGTCCCCCATTGAAAAAACAGCCGATAAACTGGCCGCAAGGCTCGTTTATTTTGCTCTCGGAGGTGCGTTGATCACCTACCTCGTCACACATAATATCAATGCTACCATCTCTGCGCTCGTAGTGACTGGTGCCTGTGGTGTGGCAGCTGGTACGCCACTCGCTATCTTAGCAGGTATTGGTCGTGCGGCCCGCGAAGGCGTAGTCATAAAAGGGGGTGTTTATTTAGAACAACTGGCGCAGGCAGATACCGTTATCTTAGACAAAACAGGCACTTTAACATTGAATAAAGCTGTAGTCACAGACGTTACCAGCTTTAACGGCATTGGCAGAAACATGCTTTTGACCTTGCTTTCCACCGGTGAGCAACATTCCGATCACCCATTGGCAGCGGCTATCATGGATGCTGCAAAGAAGGAAGCTATCCTGCCTGTTGACTATGACACGTATAATTACCTCCCAGGAAAAGGGTTAGAATTTTCCCGGCAAAATACCAGGTACCTGATCGGGAATGCAGGTCTTTTTACTGAAAACAATATCAACTTACACGCTGCAGAACAATGGTTGGATACAGCCCGTCAAAACGGAGAATCAACTGTTTTAATCGGTAATGATCAACATATTTTAGGTGGCGCCCGAATCATCGACGTTGTTCGTTCCGAAGCGTGCGAAGCCATTTCTGACCTGCACGATCATCACTTAAGAACCATTTTATTATCTGGAGATAATGCAGCCAGTGTGGCGGGTATAGGTAAAAGCCTGCGCGTAGACGAAGCCGTCGGCAACCTGCTGCCTACAGATAAATTAGGGTACATATCAAGTCTGAAATCCCGTGGCCACAAAGTCATTATGGTTGGCGATGGCATCAACGATGCGCCAGCCCTTATGGAAGCCAATGTCGGCATTGCCATGGGTACCAGTTCCCATGTGGCTTTCGAAAGTGCAGACATGGTGCTCACGAACAATGACTTACGAAAAGTGGCTACCGCTATTGCGATTGCTAAGAAATGTATGAACGTGATTCAGTTTAATTTCTGGGGGACCATCATTGTAGATGCTATCGGCATTGTACTGGCTTTCCTGGGGTATTTGAGTCCCATGACAGCCGCAATGATTCATGTAGGTTCTGAATTGATTTTCATTCTAAATGCTGCACGGTTATTTAGAAAAGGGTAA
- a CDS encoding AEC family transporter, whose product MDNFILIAVCMLAGMLMQRAKLLPADAHKGINTWLLYLALPAVSLKYIPTIQWSLSMLFPLASTVIVWAGSHLFTSLYSKHKRYGQRSRSTLELASGYSNTSFIGFPLIIAYFGEQYLSIAIICDQVLFILLSTAGIITAIKGDRKSGTAIEAKMILKKLFTFPPFIGCITALTLPHFVNLAPIEPLFGKLAGTVAPLALFSIGMQLRFNGWEKQRGQLSMVLLYKLLIAPLLVLAAAVITGVWGNVAKISIFEASMPTFITASVVAEQFNLNFRLINLIIGIGILLSLMSTFMWANILQYVYG is encoded by the coding sequence ATGGATAATTTTATATTAATCGCTGTCTGCATGCTGGCAGGCATGTTGATGCAAAGGGCTAAATTATTACCTGCAGATGCCCATAAAGGAATCAATACCTGGTTACTGTACCTCGCATTGCCCGCAGTCTCGCTGAAATATATTCCTACCATACAGTGGTCGCTGTCCATGTTGTTTCCATTGGCATCGACGGTGATTGTGTGGGCGGGGAGTCATTTATTTACATCGTTATATTCAAAACATAAGCGATATGGGCAGCGGTCCAGGAGTACGCTGGAGCTGGCCAGTGGGTATAGTAATACGTCTTTTATAGGGTTTCCGCTGATCATCGCTTATTTTGGAGAACAGTACCTGAGTATAGCTATTATCTGCGACCAGGTATTGTTTATACTATTGTCTACAGCTGGGATTATTACGGCTATAAAGGGGGATCGTAAGTCAGGAACAGCGATAGAGGCCAAAATGATCCTGAAGAAACTGTTTACATTTCCACCTTTTATAGGTTGTATTACGGCGCTGACATTACCGCATTTTGTGAACCTGGCGCCGATAGAACCATTGTTTGGAAAACTGGCGGGTACGGTGGCGCCGCTGGCATTGTTCTCTATTGGGATGCAGTTGCGGTTTAATGGTTGGGAAAAACAGCGGGGACAGTTGTCAATGGTGTTATTGTATAAGTTGCTGATAGCACCGTTGCTGGTACTGGCAGCGGCCGTTATTACAGGGGTATGGGGTAATGTGGCGAAGATCAGCATTTTTGAAGCGAGTATGCCTACGTTTATTACGGCCAGTGTGGTAGCGGAGCAGTTTAACCTGAATTTCCGGCTGATCAACCTGATTATTGGTATAGGTATCCTATTGAGTCTGATGTCGACGTTTATGTGGGCGAATATCCTGCAGTATGTATACGGTTGA
- a CDS encoding DJ-1/PfpI family protein — translation MRMIFLIVSFLTGAVALYAQTPVVKVAVLLYPGMELQDFAGPADVFIKAAEITRGEYQLYTVSMKQEWVYSEGHVGIQPDYTIRQMPKMDVLVIPGASMGTIDSLSKDSAMLSLLRQYQDSVSVVMSVCTGAYLLAAAGLLDHQKATTHFFVADDFAKAFPGITLVRDVRYVDEGNILTTAGVTSGIDGALRLVERYSGDRIAAMVSRGMQYTPHREEAWPQAPTGMNLKGDADVICGMIAIDKNVYAEYKGKRYYFCSETCKKAFLKNPGKYVPGP, via the coding sequence ATGAGAATGATTTTTTTAATCGTCTCCTTCTTAACGGGAGCAGTAGCGCTATATGCGCAAACGCCGGTTGTAAAAGTGGCGGTATTGTTATATCCGGGAATGGAACTGCAGGACTTTGCAGGCCCGGCAGATGTATTTATAAAAGCAGCGGAAATAACACGTGGAGAGTACCAGTTATATACCGTGTCAATGAAACAGGAATGGGTGTATTCAGAAGGACATGTGGGTATACAACCCGATTACACCATCCGGCAGATGCCAAAGATGGATGTCCTGGTGATTCCCGGTGCATCTATGGGAACGATTGATTCGCTTAGCAAGGATAGTGCGATGTTATCACTGCTCAGGCAGTACCAGGATAGTGTTTCTGTAGTAATGTCCGTATGCACCGGTGCTTATTTACTCGCGGCGGCTGGCTTGCTGGATCATCAGAAAGCCACGACCCACTTCTTTGTGGCGGATGATTTTGCGAAGGCATTCCCGGGCATCACATTGGTCAGAGACGTCCGCTATGTAGATGAAGGGAATATCCTGACCACCGCTGGTGTGACTTCCGGCATAGATGGCGCCCTGCGCCTGGTAGAACGCTATAGCGGAGACCGCATTGCGGCCATGGTGTCAAGGGGCATGCAGTATACCCCGCATAGGGAAGAAGCCTGGCCACAGGCGCCTACAGGTATGAACCTGAAAGGGGATGCGGATGTAATATGCGGGATGATAGCAATTGATAAAAATGTATATGCTGAGTACAAGGGGAAAAGGTATTATTTCTGCTCTGAAACCTGTAAAAAGGCCTTTCTGAAGAACCCTGGGAAGTATGTACCGGGGCCGTAG
- a CDS encoding helix-turn-helix domain-containing protein: MATSFKAVHYQVNNEAPVRRDFYRIWLILQKGVLQLENGGKKVQQPALIFLPPLAACSFVPAGRQRNGYWCIFTKELMDDHTRRLFPTTTQIFYPEDQALKRIRFYFDQLVQAYHSDDMHRFDSACKLIGLLMHETSLLQVQNATDRLKSRFINLLEKQYPVVDPGMPLKLRKPADFAAELGVHVNHLNAVIQQTTGKTTGQMIAERMVSESVALLRYSDWPVGDIAYSLGFEYANHFTAFFKKHMGETPGAMRK, from the coding sequence ATGGCTACTTCTTTCAAAGCAGTTCATTATCAAGTGAATAATGAAGCGCCTGTGCGCCGGGATTTTTATAGGATATGGCTGATCTTACAAAAGGGGGTGTTGCAGCTGGAAAATGGTGGTAAAAAGGTTCAACAACCTGCGTTGATATTTTTACCTCCTTTGGCGGCTTGTAGTTTTGTGCCGGCAGGGAGACAGCGGAACGGGTATTGGTGCATCTTTACAAAGGAGTTGATGGATGATCATACCAGGCGATTGTTTCCAACAACTACTCAAATATTTTATCCTGAAGATCAGGCATTAAAGAGAATTCGTTTTTACTTCGATCAATTAGTACAGGCTTATCATTCAGATGATATGCATAGATTTGACAGTGCGTGTAAACTGATTGGATTACTCATGCATGAGACGAGTTTATTGCAAGTACAAAATGCTACTGACAGACTAAAATCCCGGTTTATAAATCTGCTTGAAAAACAATATCCGGTGGTGGACCCTGGTATGCCTTTAAAGTTGAGAAAACCCGCAGATTTTGCGGCGGAATTAGGGGTGCATGTAAATCATTTGAATGCTGTGATACAGCAAACGACGGGCAAAACCACCGGGCAGATGATAGCGGAGCGGATGGTAAGTGAGAGCGTGGCGTTGTTGCGATATTCTGATTGGCCGGTGGGAGATATTGCATATAGTCTTGGTTTTGAATATGCTAATCATTTTACGGCTTTCTTTAAAAAGCATATGGGAGAGACACCGGGAGCAATGAGGAAATAA
- a CDS encoding helix-turn-helix transcriptional regulator, translated as MIKSDFALAIKEYFADHTPMHRHDCFEIIFIQDGRGMHLINDNQFPYGKGDLFLLNPADKHAFLAASRSSFVIIDFTAALFGRNSPIGYDKPELSHYFRQLEYIFQHAGHFKGFIGLNEADREFSGSLIQRIVTEWEQNGIFREVVLQNLVFLLLNIIARYAQQPVTSEIPVQVESAGYEMTQFIQHNIYDNEKISLNGIAAHFNLSKDYIGAYFNKKTGKTIRQFILDYKLELAKSRLRYSSLSISQIAEELGFTDESHLNKLFKRQEGLTAGQFRKTAFLSLP; from the coding sequence ATGATTAAAAGTGACTTTGCCCTGGCTATTAAGGAGTATTTTGCTGATCACACCCCCATGCACAGGCATGACTGTTTTGAGATCATCTTTATACAGGATGGTCGTGGTATGCATTTAATCAATGATAATCAGTTCCCTTATGGCAAAGGGGACCTGTTCCTCCTCAACCCTGCAGACAAACACGCGTTTCTGGCAGCCAGCAGGTCTTCTTTCGTAATTATTGATTTTACAGCAGCGTTATTCGGACGCAATTCTCCTATCGGTTACGACAAACCGGAACTGAGTCATTACTTCCGCCAGCTGGAATATATTTTTCAACACGCCGGACATTTTAAGGGGTTCATCGGGTTAAATGAAGCTGACAGGGAGTTTTCCGGTTCACTCATCCAAAGGATCGTGACAGAATGGGAGCAAAATGGCATTTTTAGGGAAGTTGTGCTCCAAAATCTTGTTTTTTTACTGTTAAATATCATCGCACGCTATGCCCAGCAGCCTGTAACAAGTGAAATCCCTGTACAGGTAGAATCTGCCGGATACGAAATGACCCAGTTTATACAGCATAATATATATGACAACGAGAAGATCAGCCTGAATGGCATAGCTGCACATTTCAATCTTTCGAAAGATTACATCGGTGCCTATTTTAATAAAAAAACAGGCAAAACCATCAGGCAGTTTATATTGGATTATAAACTGGAACTGGCTAAAAGCCGGCTCAGGTATAGCAGCTTGTCTATTTCCCAGATTGCAGAGGAATTAGGTTTTACAGACGAAAGTCATTTAAATAAATTGTTTAAACGACAGGAAGGTCTGACAGCGGGACAGTTCAGGAAGACAGCTTTTTTATCACTTCCTTGA